The following coding sequences are from one Methyloterricola oryzae window:
- the hemW gene encoding radical SAM family heme chaperone HemW, producing the protein MARIVRDTTVIVSTGPTCMLRNPPLALYIHIPWCVRKCPYCDFNSHAGDGALPEEAYVAALLADLEQDLPLAVGRSLSTLFIGGGTPSLFSAEAIARLLEGIAERIDIADDVEITLEANPGTVDESRFIGFRRAGVNRLSIGIQSFNDAHLARLGRIHDAAAAVRAAQAARSAGFDNFNLDLMFGLPGQGVAEALADVQTAIGLSPSHISFYQLTLEPNTWFHRHPPALPEDEVIWEAQRACQAMLAEHGYAQYEVSAYALDGRRCRHNLNYWRFGDYLGIGAGAHGKITDAERGTIARRWKQRHPKRYLETAGTPECIGEHMVIAPGELPLEFLMNHLRLREGFRLADFSLSTGLAADVLDPGIQACGEAGLLHAADGHIRCTDKGWNFLDNVLEHFMSEHS; encoded by the coding sequence ATGGCGCGGATAGTTCGCGATACGACCGTCATCGTTTCCACCGGCCCCACCTGCATGCTTCGAAATCCGCCACTTGCCCTCTACATTCATATCCCCTGGTGCGTGCGCAAGTGCCCCTACTGCGATTTCAACTCCCACGCAGGCGATGGTGCCCTGCCCGAGGAAGCCTATGTGGCCGCGTTGCTTGCGGATCTGGAGCAAGACCTTCCCCTGGCGGTGGGGCGCAGCCTCAGCACGCTCTTTATAGGCGGCGGCACGCCCAGCCTGTTCAGCGCCGAGGCCATCGCGCGCTTGCTGGAAGGCATTGCCGAGCGAATCGACATCGCCGACGACGTTGAGATCACTTTGGAAGCCAATCCGGGCACGGTGGACGAAAGCCGTTTCATAGGGTTCCGTCGGGCCGGCGTAAACCGGCTCTCCATCGGCATCCAGAGCTTCAATGATGCGCATCTTGCTCGGTTGGGGCGCATCCACGATGCCGCCGCCGCTGTGCGGGCCGCGCAGGCGGCGAGGAGCGCGGGTTTCGATAACTTCAACCTGGACCTGATGTTCGGCTTGCCCGGGCAGGGCGTCGCCGAAGCCTTGGCGGATGTGCAAACGGCCATAGGCCTGAGCCCAAGCCACATCTCGTTCTACCAACTGACCCTGGAGCCGAATACTTGGTTCCACCGGCACCCGCCAGCACTGCCAGAAGATGAGGTCATCTGGGAAGCGCAGCGGGCTTGCCAAGCCATGCTCGCCGAGCATGGCTATGCGCAGTACGAGGTTTCCGCCTACGCGCTAGATGGCCGAAGGTGCCGGCACAACCTCAACTACTGGCGCTTTGGCGATTACCTGGGCATAGGCGCCGGGGCCCACGGCAAGATCACGGATGCCGAACGCGGCACTATCGCCCGCCGCTGGAAGCAGAGGCATCCCAAACGCTATCTGGAAACCGCGGGCACACCTGAGTGTATAGGTGAACACATGGTGATCGCTCCCGGCGAACTGCCTTTGGAGTTTCTCATGAACCATCTGCGCTTAAGGGAAGGGTTCCGTTTGGCAGATTTTTCCTTGAGCACCGGGCTGGCTGCCGATGTGCTGGACCCAGGCATCCAGGCATGCGGCGAGGCCGGATTGCTGCATGCGGCGGACGGCCACATCCGCTGCACAGACAAGGGCTGGAATTTCCTGGATAATGTGCTGGAACATTTCATGTCTGAACATTCTTAG